From a single Egibacteraceae bacterium genomic region:
- a CDS encoding ABC transporter permease → MAAPTAKLGELWTSRQLLDNLVRKELKVRYKHSALGFVWSLLTPILMTAIFTAIFAVVLRIPVRHFASFFLAGYLVWQFFANSVNASVGAIVGNGPLIRKVYFPREVIPLSIVGSQAVHFLLALLATAPLFFWQRGNVLPYLPAVAVGLVLLTLFTAGVSMAFAAANVPFRDLQELTQVIFLAWFYGTPIIYPMFFVEGVPAPYQFFVTLVRLNPMTWFVELFQTPLYGLAVAPDVPETVGPASLPPAWPAATTLLGCTVLAVVTFALGYWLFNRLAVTFAKEV, encoded by the coding sequence ATGGCCGCCCCCACCGCGAAGCTCGGCGAGCTGTGGACCTCTCGCCAGCTCCTCGACAACCTTGTCCGCAAGGAGCTGAAGGTCCGCTACAAGCACTCGGCCCTCGGCTTCGTGTGGTCGCTGCTCACCCCGATACTCATGACGGCGATCTTCACCGCGATCTTCGCCGTCGTGCTCCGCATCCCCGTGCGGCACTTCGCGAGCTTCTTCCTCGCCGGCTACCTCGTGTGGCAGTTCTTCGCGAACAGCGTCAACGCCTCCGTGGGCGCGATCGTCGGCAACGGCCCGCTCATCCGCAAGGTGTACTTCCCGCGCGAGGTCATCCCTTTGTCGATCGTGGGCAGCCAGGCGGTGCACTTCCTGCTCGCCCTGCTCGCAACCGCCCCGCTGTTCTTCTGGCAGCGCGGCAACGTGCTGCCGTACCTGCCGGCGGTGGCCGTCGGGCTCGTGCTGCTCACGCTGTTCACCGCCGGGGTGTCGATGGCGTTCGCGGCGGCCAACGTCCCCTTCCGCGACCTGCAGGAGCTCACGCAGGTGATCTTCCTCGCCTGGTTCTACGGAACCCCGATCATCTACCCGATGTTCTTCGTCGAGGGGGTCCCCGCCCCCTACCAGTTCTTCGTGACGCTCGTGCGCCTGAACCCGATGACGTGGTTCGTCGAGCTCTTCCAGACGCCGCTGTACGGGCTCGCGGTCGCACCCGACGTGCCGGAGACCGTGGGTCCCGCGTCCCTGCCACCCGCCTGGCCGGCCGCGACGACGCTGCTCGGCTGCACGGTCCTCGCCGTCGTCACGTTCGCGCTCGGCTACTGGCTGTTCAACCGGCTGGCCGTCACGTTCGCGAAGGAGGTCTGA
- a CDS encoding phospholipid carrier-dependent glycosyltransferase, which produces MRAEGRASPRGTAPRRGLGRVPVAVRALVALHGLTLVLASVLFPTYRAPDESAHVDMVVAVAQGAGYPEVGQRRISQRVIDSFAVVGHVREGEAQPLRAADAPARGERPRFADLGPDVAGDVRQQMAAHPPLYYLLAAAALSGVTAVVPFTGDWSFDQVVGFLRLFSALVVLPLPLIAYLVAGRLGAPRPAAVTAAVLPLGVPQLTHVGASVNNDTLLVLLLGLLTLPTLAVARGDRSWRTAAVAGLLGGLALLTKGFALFVPLWLAAVYGLGVLRGAGWRGMTAGALSVATAVAVGGWWWIRNLVVHGTVQPAGLPGPPAPEGFTPDVGFWLPFYVERLSHRFWIEPNIVPDGAPPLHLLATLVVVMLCVAAFAGCRRTGQSPADLTVVLAPLAGLGGIVTFGAWRVYARTGTPFAIHGRYLYGAVVGIAVVGALGAFTLLGARSRRLPFVALAVVVVVQATAAGLALVTYWGPPGARGAAVLAWSPWPALFVVGALAGAVALVAWLVPAFLDGAAAQRSPQGAPRRRR; this is translated from the coding sequence GTGCGGGCCGAGGGCCGCGCCTCCCCGAGGGGCACAGCGCCCCGCCGGGGGCTCGGCAGGGTGCCCGTCGCGGTGCGGGCGCTCGTCGCCCTCCACGGACTCACCCTCGTGCTCGCGAGCGTGCTGTTCCCGACGTACCGGGCACCGGACGAGTCCGCCCACGTCGACATGGTGGTGGCCGTCGCGCAGGGCGCCGGCTACCCGGAGGTGGGGCAGCGGCGGATCTCTCAGCGGGTGATCGACTCGTTCGCCGTGGTCGGGCACGTCCGCGAGGGCGAGGCACAGCCGCTGCGGGCCGCGGACGCCCCGGCGCGTGGCGAGCGGCCGAGGTTCGCCGACCTCGGCCCCGACGTGGCGGGCGACGTGCGCCAGCAGATGGCCGCGCACCCGCCGCTCTACTACCTCCTCGCCGCGGCGGCCCTGTCGGGGGTGACCGCGGTCGTGCCCTTCACCGGCGACTGGTCCTTCGATCAGGTCGTGGGCTTCCTGCGGCTGTTCAGCGCGCTCGTCGTGCTGCCCCTGCCGCTGATCGCCTACCTCGTCGCCGGCCGGCTCGGCGCGCCCCGCCCCGCCGCGGTGACCGCGGCGGTCCTGCCCCTCGGCGTGCCGCAGCTCACCCACGTCGGCGCGTCGGTCAACAACGACACCCTGCTCGTGCTGCTCTTGGGCCTGCTCACGCTGCCGACCCTCGCCGTCGCGCGCGGGGACCGGTCCTGGCGCACCGCCGCCGTCGCCGGCCTGCTCGGCGGGCTCGCGCTGCTCACGAAGGGCTTCGCACTGTTCGTCCCCCTATGGCTCGCCGCCGTGTACGGGCTTGGCGTGCTCCGGGGCGCCGGCTGGCGCGGGATGACCGCCGGGGCGCTGTCGGTCGCCACCGCCGTCGCCGTCGGCGGATGGTGGTGGATCCGCAATCTCGTCGTGCACGGGACCGTGCAGCCGGCCGGCCTGCCGGGCCCGCCGGCACCGGAGGGGTTCACCCCCGACGTCGGCTTCTGGCTGCCCTTCTACGTCGAGCGGCTGAGCCACCGCTTCTGGATCGAGCCGAACATCGTCCCCGACGGTGCCCCGCCCCTGCACCTGCTCGCCACCCTCGTCGTCGTCATGCTCTGCGTCGCGGCGTTCGCGGGCTGCCGGCGCACCGGTCAGAGCCCCGCCGACCTCACCGTCGTGCTCGCCCCACTCGCCGGGCTCGGCGGGATCGTGACGTTCGGGGCCTGGCGCGTCTACGCCCGCACCGGCACCCCGTTCGCCATCCACGGCCGCTACCTGTACGGGGCCGTGGTCGGCATCGCGGTCGTCGGGGCCCTCGGCGCGTTCACCCTGCTGGGGGCGCGCAGCCGGCGCCTGCCGTTCGTCGCCCTCGCGGTCGTGGTCGTCGTGCAGGCCACGGCGGCCGGCCTGGCGCTCGTCACCTACTGGGGCCCGCCAGGGGCCCGGGGCGCCGCGGTGCTCGCCTGGTCGCCGTGGCCGGCCCTCTTCGTGGTCGGCGCGCTCGCCGGAGCGGTCGCACTCGTCGCGTGGCTCGTCCCGGCGTTCCTCGACGGAGCCGCCGCGCAGCGCTCGCCTCAAGGAGCCCCGCGCCGCCGTCGATAG
- a CDS encoding ABC transporter ATP-binding protein — translation MGAHAGDRLAIVVEDLHEIFRIYTERPPGIKERLYRFRRSHYHDFHALKGVSLQIRHGESVGLIGHNGSGKSTLLKCLARILPADAGRVEVSGRVSTLLELGAGFHQELSGRENVYLNGAILGLGAKEIDAAFDSIVDFAGVRDFIDQPVRNYSSGMYVRLGFAVAVHVDPDILLVDEVLSVGDAAFQERSLARMRAFNQRGKTVVMVSHDLAAITELCERTIVLDHGRLVFDGSTEEAVERYEEIVASGQPAPEPEPAPQ, via the coding sequence TTGGGCGCGCACGCCGGCGACCGGCTGGCGATCGTCGTCGAGGACCTCCACGAGATCTTCCGCATCTACACCGAGCGGCCGCCGGGCATCAAGGAGCGCCTCTACCGGTTCCGGCGGTCCCACTACCACGACTTCCACGCGCTGAAGGGCGTGTCGCTGCAGATCCGCCACGGCGAGAGCGTCGGGCTGATCGGGCACAACGGCTCGGGCAAGTCGACGCTGCTGAAGTGCCTGGCGAGAATCCTGCCCGCCGACGCGGGCAGGGTGGAGGTGAGCGGGCGCGTGTCGACCCTGCTCGAGCTCGGTGCGGGGTTCCATCAGGAGCTGTCGGGGCGTGAGAACGTCTACCTGAACGGGGCGATCCTCGGCCTGGGCGCGAAGGAGATCGACGCGGCGTTCGACTCGATCGTCGACTTCGCCGGCGTCCGCGACTTCATCGACCAGCCGGTGCGCAACTACTCGTCGGGCATGTACGTGCGGCTGGGATTCGCCGTCGCGGTCCACGTCGACCCCGACATCCTCCTCGTCGACGAGGTCCTGTCGGTCGGCGACGCCGCCTTCCAGGAGCGCTCGCTCGCCCGGATGCGGGCGTTCAACCAGCGCGGCAAGACGGTCGTCATGGTCAGTCACGACCTCGCCGCGATCACCGAGCTGTGCGAGCGGACCATCGTCCTGGACCACGGTCGTCTCGTGTTCGACGGGTCCACCGAGGAGGCCGTCGAGCGCTACGAGGAGATCGTCGCGAGCGGCCAGCCCGCCCCCGAGCCGGAGCCCGCCCCCCAGG
- a CDS encoding S-layer homology domain-containing protein — MKSPTTRRLGLLLVVALAAVGVLAGSASASTWGGAEQRLVDSMNAERRAAGLAPLAVDAELQRVARGWTDVMAREDRLYHNANLAAQVQRDWRRLGENVGWSQRAGAPETELVDRTHAMFMNSPGHRANVLRPEFNWVGVGVRVTASGKLWTTVDFMHGAGQAAAVRLPPLAPGEFRDVTAGPHSAAIKAIALRGVTTGCTAERFCPERQVTRAQMATFIVRALKLPPAGRDFFGDDNGSPHEAAINSLAAAGIANGCAPGRFCPNAPVARGQMASFLQRAWRLPTSTYQRFSDVLGSVHQPAINAIADAGITLGCADGRFCPSQPVRRAEMASFLARALRLV, encoded by the coding sequence ATGAAGTCACCGACCACCCGACGTCTCGGTCTCCTGCTCGTCGTCGCCCTCGCCGCGGTCGGCGTGCTCGCCGGCAGCGCCTCGGCGTCGACGTGGGGCGGGGCGGAGCAGCGGCTCGTCGACAGCATGAACGCCGAGCGGCGCGCCGCGGGGCTCGCACCCCTCGCGGTCGACGCGGAGCTCCAGCGGGTCGCCCGCGGCTGGACGGACGTCATGGCGCGCGAGGACCGCCTGTACCACAACGCGAACCTCGCCGCGCAGGTCCAGCGCGACTGGCGCCGGCTGGGCGAGAACGTCGGCTGGAGCCAGCGGGCGGGCGCGCCGGAGACCGAGCTCGTCGACCGGACCCACGCGATGTTCATGAACTCGCCGGGCCACCGCGCGAACGTTTTACGCCCGGAGTTCAACTGGGTCGGCGTGGGGGTGCGGGTGACGGCGTCGGGCAAGCTCTGGACGACCGTCGACTTCATGCACGGCGCCGGGCAGGCCGCCGCCGTCCGCCTGCCCCCTCTGGCGCCGGGTGAGTTCCGCGACGTGACCGCCGGGCCGCACTCGGCAGCGATCAAGGCGATCGCCCTGCGTGGCGTCACCACGGGCTGCACCGCCGAGCGCTTCTGCCCCGAGCGGCAGGTGACCCGCGCGCAGATGGCGACGTTCATCGTCCGCGCGCTCAAGCTGCCGCCGGCCGGCCGGGACTTCTTCGGCGACGACAACGGCTCGCCGCACGAGGCGGCCATCAACTCGCTCGCGGCCGCCGGGATCGCCAACGGCTGCGCACCGGGGCGCTTCTGCCCGAACGCCCCGGTCGCCCGCGGCCAGATGGCGTCGTTCCTGCAGCGTGCGTGGCGGCTGCCGACCAGCACGTACCAGCGCTTCTCCGACGTCCTTGGCTCCGTGCACCAGCCGGCGATCAACGCCATCGCCGACGCCGGCATCACGCTCGGCTGCGCCGACGGGCGGTTCTGCCCCAGCCAGCCGGTCCGCCGCGCGGAGATGGCCTCGTTCCTCGCCCGCGCCCTCCGACTCGTCTGA